A window of the Salmo trutta chromosome 25, fSalTru1.1, whole genome shotgun sequence genome harbors these coding sequences:
- the LOC115162284 gene encoding tripartite motif-containing protein 35-like: protein MMTYGLKFCLWAVYCLKDLALANERGVGVWKSQNPIEGSEDTSSTPVRMAASFSLLEEDLSCRVCYQIFREPVILLCSHSFCKACLEESWSKQETQDCPVCRRSSRDQSPPNLALRHVCETLLREREIKDTPGPTEEAAEGPSQGENTSHRGLQGVCGLHSQRLQLFCLEDECLVCVECVSEHADHSFCSLVKAAGQRREGLRPTLEALEEKMSAFCKAKLNCDKMAAHIRAQAQLAEKQIMKEFEKLHCFLREEEVERLAALKEEEEEKYKRIKERVKEISEMMSSLSDTIRAVEEKLAVDDLLFLQSYKTIMERAQSAPQDPQLDSGALINLAKHLGNLKFQVWEKMQGAVKYMPVVLEPNTAHPYLYPSEDLTSLRSEDKGQSLPDNPERFDSYRDILGSEGFTSGTHFWDVEVGENDDWRVGVASESVSRKHGLIEEESGIWAVGVANGEPYKMKKKTQKIRVSLKWDKQEVSFIDLSSYTQTLRTFNHKFTEKMYPYFYLLNGQPLQILPGKVSVNVENRVENHDMELF from the exons ATGATGACATATGGTCTGAAATTTTGTCTTTGGGCTGTCTATTGTCTGAAGGATTTAGCCTTGGCCAATGAGAGAGGAGTAGGAGTGTGGAAATCACAGAACCCTATAGAAGGCAGTGAAGACACATCAAG CACTCCTGTGAGGATGGCAGCCAGTTTCTCTCTCCTGGAAGAGGACCTGTCATGTAGAGTGTGCTATCAGATATTCAGGGAGCCAGTGATCCTGCTCTGCAGCCACAGCTTCTGCAAGGCCTGTCTGGAGGAAAGCTGGAGTAAACAGGAGACGCAGGACTGCCCAGTCTGCAGAAGGTCCTCCAGAGACCAGTCGCCTCCCAACCTGGCCCTGAGGCATGTCTGTGAGACTctactgagggagagggagattaaGGACACTCCTGGGCCCACCGAGGAGGCGGCAGAGGGGCCCTCACAGGGTGAAAACACCAGCCACAGGGGgttacagggtgtgtgtggtTTACACTCCCAGAGGCTCCAGCTCTTCTGCCTTGAGGATGAatgtctggtgtgtgtggagtgtgtgtcgGAGCATGCAGACCACAGCTTCTGCTCTCTCGTGAAGGCAGCAGGCCAGAGGAGGGAGGGGCTCAGACCCACTCTGGAGGCCTTGGAGGAGAAAATGTCTGCCTTCTGCAAAGCCAAGCTAAACTGTGACAAAATGGCTGCTCACATCAGGGCGCAGGCCCAGCTAGCAGAGAAGCAGATAATGAAAGAGTTTGAGAAGCTACACTGCTTcctgagagaagaggaggtggagaggctaGCTGCgctgaaggaggaagaggaggagaagtaTAAAAGGATaaaggagagagtgaaggagataAGTGAGATGATGTCATCTCTGTCGGACACAATCAGGGCTGTGGAGGAGAAGCTGGCAGTGGATGATTTGTTGTTTCTGCAGAGCTACAAGACTATAATGGAGAGAGCACAGAGTGCGCCTCAGGACCCACAGCTGGACTCAGGAGCACTGATCAACTTGGCCAAACACCTGGGCAATCTCAAGTtccaggtctgggagaagatGCAGGGGGCAGTGAAATACATGCCTGTAGTTCTAGAACCAAACACTGCACATCCATATCTCTATCCATCTGAAGATCTGACCAGCCTACGATCTGAAGATAAAGGACAGAGTCTCCCAGACAACCCAGAGAGGTTTGATTCATACCGTGACATCCTGGGTTCAGAGGGGTTCACTTCAGGGACACACTTCTGGGATGTGGAAGTCGGAGAAAATGATGACTggagggtaggggtggccagtgAGTCTGTTAGTAGGAAACATGGGTTAATTGAAGAAGAAAGTGGCATATGGGCTGTTGGGGTAGCTAATGGTGAACCTTATAAAATGAAGAAGAAGACCCAGAAGATCAGAGTTTCGCTGAAGTGGGACAAACAGGAGGTGTCCTTCATTGATCTTAGTTCATATACACAAACCCTCAGAACATTTAATCACAAATTTACAGAGAAGATGTATCCATACTTTTATTTGTTAAATGGTCAACCACTACAGATCCTTCCAGGGAAAGTCTCTGTAAACGTGGAAAACCGTGTGGAAAACCAtgatatggaattgttttaa